In Primulina eburnea isolate SZY01 chromosome 14, ASM2296580v1, whole genome shotgun sequence, the following proteins share a genomic window:
- the LOC140812974 gene encoding general transcription and DNA repair factor IIH subunit TFB5 has protein sequence MVNAIKGLYISCDIPMAQFIINMNASLPQSQKFIIHVLDNTHLFVRSDMAGMIRSAIATFREQNTYEKPA, from the exons ATGGTGAATGCCATCAAAGGATTGTACATTTCAtg TGACATTCCAATGGCACAATTCATCATCAACATGAATGCTTCACTGCCTCAATCCCAGAAgtttataatacatgttttggaTAACACACATCTTTTTGTGCGTTCGGATATGGCCGGTATGATACGAAGTGCGATAGCAACATTCAGAGAGCAGAATACATATGAGAAACCAGCTTGA
- the LOC140812840 gene encoding uncharacterized protein, with translation MAFAWISPNTFTAFSSSSNDRIDLWKIPKFRVHPSSAGILNCSCKCESNSSDNGLKFVLHDALDSSGIDTTHARAAREGFCSQIQKLSDIERETSTRVNEDVDLGRAALHIAAEDDSLISHSSVPLPVDDFLFRLDSLAVEYCSRYGSSLRSSPEDFLECLNRYLYVNKAFRRSSARNQVEQRALYLNSVLTHRSGSVPMLSLIYSEILKMLRLWGVLNFDVEIFFPHDSYGSPSCYHKQESKESDQPDVMASQALLVEILQDLKHAFWPFQLDHARSLFLRAAYAAHCYNGSSENKESALELASAKAARHRLQRGVWTSVRFGDIRRALSACERLILLQIDPKELRDYAALLYHCGFYVESLQYLKLYQDKKESPTFDLKSRLASNLEEDEAVEKLIIRLNLILMEEGWCRQSDNRSALFNNTEPW, from the exons ATGGCGTTTGCGTGGATTTCCCCGAATACCTTTACTGCGTTCTCATCATCATCTAATGATCGTATTGATCTTTGGAAGATTCCGAAATTCCGGGTGCATCCTTCTTCAGCTGGAATTTTGAATTGCAGCTGCAAATGTGAATCGAATTCATCGGATAATGGGTTGAAATTTGTGCTCCACGATGCTCTTGATTCTTCTGGCATCGATACAACTCATGCTCGG GCAGCAAGGGAAGGTTTCTGCTCACAGATTCAAAAACTATCTGATATCGAGAGAGAGACAAGTACAAGAGTAAATGAAGATGTTGATTTGGGAAGAGCTGCTCTGCATATAGCCGCTGAGGATGACTCCCTTATATCACACTCTTCTGTTCCTCTTCCAGTTGACGATTTTCTTTTTAGGTTGGACAGTCTTGCCGTGGAATATTGCTCTCGTTACGGCTCTTCTCTTAGATCCTCCCCTGAGGATTTTCTGGAGTGTTTAAATAGATACTTATATGTGAACAAA GCTTTTCGAAGATCAAGTGCGAGAAATCAGGTGGAGCAGCGTGCTCTTTATCTGAATTCA GTATTGACACATCGTTCGGGTTCTGTTCCAATGCTCTCTCTTATTTACTCGGAGATTCTAAAGATGCTTCGTTTATGGGGAGTCCTAAATTTTGATGTGGAAATTTTCTTCCCACATGATTCTTATGGTTCTCCCAGTTGTTATCACAAACAAGAAAGCAAAGAATCAGATCAGCCAGATGTTATGGCATCACAAGCTTTACTGGTGGAG ATATTGCAAGATTTGAAGCATGCTTTCTGGCCATTTCAGCTTGATCATGCTAGAAGTCTATTCCTAAGGGCAGCATATGCTGCTCATTGTTACAACGGATCCAGCGAAAATAAAGAA AGTGCGTTGGAGCTTGCATCTGCCAAGGCTGCTAGGCATAGGCTGCAACGAGGTGTTTGGACCAGCGTTCGGTTTGGGGATATACGCCGTGCTCTGTCAG CATGTGAACGTCTCATCTTACTCCAAATTGATCCAAAAGAACTAAGAGACTATGCTGCTCTGTTGTACCATTGTGGATTCTATGTCGAGTCACTTCAGTACCTTAAGCTCTACCAAGATAAAAAG GAATCTCCAACCTTTGATTTGAAATCCCGGTTAGCCAGCAACTTGGAGGAAGACGAAGCTGTCGAGAAATTAATAATTCGTCTGAACCTGATATTGATGGAGGAAGGTTGGTGTAGGCAGTCAGATAACAGAAGTGCCCTTTTCAACAATACTGAGCCATGGTAA